TTATGACAGTCAGATTTAAATGTGTAAAGTTTTTTTAAATGCATCATTACTTTTAGCTATCATTAATGGAAAAATATATTGAAAAAAGAAGGAATATTCTGTTATATGGGGGGTTCAAGTTAAATAATAAAGTGTTTTGTAAGTGCTTAATAACTTTATTAATAAAAATGGGAGGATTTAAAAATGAAACCAAAAGAACCGAAATTTATTGAAGTATTTCTCGTCCTTTTTATATTTCTAGCCATGATGTCGGTATCAGTCGCTGTTTTCGACATACCATTTCAAATTCCACTCTTTGCTTCATGGTTTATCATGATTGGCCTTGGATTAAAGTTGAAACACACGTATAAAAGTCTTCAAGACTCGATTATAACGGGTATATCAAAAGGTCTGGAAGCAACCATGATTTTATTTACTGTAGGGGCCTTGATTGGCACTTGGATAGCAGGTGGCATTGTGCCAGCACTCATTTATTACGGATTGGCCATTATCAATCCAAACGTATTTTTAGTGGTTGCCATGATTCTGTTAGCTATTACGGCTTTATCAACGGGTACATCTTTTGGGGCAGTTGGTACCAGCGGGATTGCCATGATGGGAGTCGGCGAAAGCTTCGGCATTCCATTACCATTGGTAGCAGGAGCCGTTATATCGGGTGCTTATGTCGGTGATAAATTGTCTCCTTTATCAGATACAACAGTCATGACAGCTTCACTGACAGAAGTGCCGGTCATCAAGCATGTGAAAGGAATGTTGCCTGTCAGTCTTCCTTCATTACTTATCACGGGTATTCTATTTACATTAGTTGGATTCTTCTATGTTGGAGATCAAATTGACATGAGTCGGGCCAATGCTGCATCTGAGGCTTTGATCAGCACTTTCAGTATTCATTGGTATGTTTTGATCCCGCTTGTTATCGTCATTGGTTTGCTGGCCATGAATAAACCAGCGATACCTGTTATAGCTTTTGGTGCCTTGCTGGGAATTATATGGGCAGCTATTTTCCAAGGAGTGGATGTTGTTTCTGCCATAACGACGTCATATTCTGGCTTTGAAATCAATTCTGATAGTGAATTTTTAAATGAGTTATTGAATACAGGTGGAATTGAATCCATGTTGGGCGTTATTGCCTTGATTTTGTTGGCTCTTGGATTTGGGGGATTGCTTGATAAATTAGGTATATTGCAGGCTCTATCCAATCTGTTTGATGGTTGGGTAAAGGAAAGTACTGGGAAACTCACATTTTCAACGATGGCAACCGCCTTCTTTGGTAACTTGTTCGGGAGTGCCGCTTATGTAGGTGTTATTACAGGGTCAAAAACAACAGAAAAACTGTATGATGACAGAAATATTGACCACAGAGTATTATCAAGAAATTCGGAAGGTGGCGGAACAGTAACAGTTCCCATGATACCATGGTCGGATGCTGGTGTTTTTATGGCTACCACTCTGGGCATTTCCACCATCTCCTACTTACCGTTTTTGTGGTACAACTTTGTAGGGATTATTGTTACATTCCTTTATGGCTATATGGGGTGGTATTTTTGGAAGAATAAAGAACAGACTGAAGAAGATGCCGAAAAAGAATCAGAGGTATTTAAGGCGGAATAAACGTGTTGGTTTTCGGCATCCGGAAAAATGATTAGTGAAACTGATCCAAAAGGTAGTCCGGGTTCATCTAGCTCAAATATAATCCTGTTCCTTGAAAAAGTGGAACGGGATTTTACTATTTTATCCTTATATCAAGTGAATGTTTCAAATACAGCTTATTTGCCATAGCTTTTATTTTATAAATTTTAAAATTAAAAAATTATTCTTTCAATTATACGATTCATGTGTTAACATGAGAAAAAGTTTAATGAATGTGTAAAAATTCCGTTAATACTGAAATTAGTATACTTAAAAGGATGTAAAACGTAATGGAAAATATTCATAGAAAAATTAAGAGTTTGCGATTAGAAAAGGAAATGACACTTAAAGATTTGAGCGGAAAAACAGGGTTGTCAGTAAGCTTTCTTTCGCAAGTTGAAAGGGGATCATCTTCACTAGCGATAACTTCTTTAAAAAAAATCTCGGATGCTTTCAACATTAATATCACTTATTTCTTTAGGGAGATTGAAAATCATAATTATGCAGTCCATGAAGCGAAGCAAAAACCATTTAAATTGGAAGGCTCCGATGTTCAGCATATTCGTTTAGCTGGAAACTTTCCAGAGC
This window of the Tuberibacillus sp. Marseille-P3662 genome carries:
- the nhaC gene encoding Na+/H+ antiporter NhaC, whose product is MKPKEPKFIEVFLVLFIFLAMMSVSVAVFDIPFQIPLFASWFIMIGLGLKLKHTYKSLQDSIITGISKGLEATMILFTVGALIGTWIAGGIVPALIYYGLAIINPNVFLVVAMILLAITALSTGTSFGAVGTSGIAMMGVGESFGIPLPLVAGAVISGAYVGDKLSPLSDTTVMTASLTEVPVIKHVKGMLPVSLPSLLITGILFTLVGFFYVGDQIDMSRANAASEALISTFSIHWYVLIPLVIVIGLLAMNKPAIPVIAFGALLGIIWAAIFQGVDVVSAITTSYSGFEINSDSEFLNELLNTGGIESMLGVIALILLALGFGGLLDKLGILQALSNLFDGWVKESTGKLTFSTMATAFFGNLFGSAAYVGVITGSKTTEKLYDDRNIDHRVLSRNSEGGGTVTVPMIPWSDAGVFMATTLGISTISYLPFLWYNFVGIIVTFLYGYMGWYFWKNKEQTEEDAEKESEVFKAE
- a CDS encoding helix-turn-helix domain-containing protein, encoding MENIHRKIKSLRLEKEMTLKDLSGKTGLSVSFLSQVERGSSSLAITSLKKISDAFNINITYFFREIENHNYAVHEAKQKPFKLEGSDVQHIRLAGNFPERKMEPMLVTLPPNKLYVEKHSHPGEEFYHVVKGEVIFKIEEKEYILTAGDSIHFPSEKVHEWKNPLNEKAVLLSVLTPVIF